AAATCATAACACACCTGGGGGTAAATTGAACCGTGGTCTTTCTGTAGTAGACACATATGTTATCTTGAAAGGTTACCATGATGTTGAAGAATTGGATTCCAAGGAATACGATCAATTGGCATTATTAGGGTGGTGTGTCGAACTTTTACAAGCCTATTTCTTGGTAGCAGATGATATGATGGATCATTCTTTAACTAGACGTGGCCAACCTTGTTGGTATAAAGTTCCAGATGTGGGTGACATTGCCATTAATGATTCATTTATGTTAGAAGCTGCtatttataaattgttGAAGAGTCATTTCAAAAAAGAATCATATTATATTGATTTGATTGAATTATTCCATGAAGTAACTTTCCAAACCGAGTTGGGTCAATTGTTAGATTTAATCACCGCACCAGAAGATAAAGTTGATTTGACAAAATTTAGCCTCGACAAACATTCATTCATTGTCATTTTTAAGACTGCTTATTATTCATTCTATTTACCAGTAGCATTGGCTATGTATGTAGCTGGTATCACTGATGAAAAGGACTTAAAACAAGCCCGTGATGTTTTAATCCCACTGGGTgaatatttccaaatcCAAGACGATTATTTGGATTGTTTCGGTACCCCAGAACAAATTGGTAAGATTGGAACTGATATCCAAGATAACAAATGTTCTTGGGTTATTAATAAAGCATTACAATTGGCCACTCCTGAACAAAGAACCATTTTGGATGCCAATTATGGTCAAAGAAATTCTGAAAGTGAAGCCAAATGTAAGAAAGTTTTCtatgatttgaaaattgaTCAAGAATATACTACCTACGAGGAAAAAATCGCCAAAGAATTACAAGCCCAAATTGCTCAAGTCGATGAATCCCGTGGTTTTAAAAGCCAGGTACTTACAACTTTCTTGAATAAGGTTTACAAGAGAACAAAGTAATTTCTGTATATCCTTTGACTTTCAAATTATCACTTTTGCTTCtcaatttatatattttcatttctcGTTGTATATTCGTCTCTTGCCACGGTATCCCTCGCTTACACCTGTATATTTCTAGCCTATTGCTAGCGTTTATACACATATGTAACATCTCTAACACACATTGCTATTGCACTTGTTAACACACTTGTTATTGCGTTTGCTATTATTAagcttattattatttttatatctcGAATATTTTGCGTCGCCCAATTTAAATCGCTCATTCTGCACGACCCGCTATGTCCGTTTTCCGGTCAGATTTCTCGGAGCGTGTTATAAAATAAGGACGTTATTTATAAAAGCTGTAAGGCATTCATCCTTTACCATAGTTTATattatagatattttttaaaaaaaagcgTGAGCA
This DNA window, taken from Henningerozyma blattae CBS 6284 chromosome 3, complete genome, encodes the following:
- the ERG20 gene encoding bifunctional (2E,6E)-farnesyl diphosphate synthase/dimethylallyltranstransferase (similar to Saccharomyces cerevisiae ERG20 (YJL167W); ancestral locus Anc_1.176) — protein: MSKKSVNKTKFLSRFPIIVEELTQSLKDYGMPQEAIDWFAKSLNHNTPGGKLNRGLSVVDTYVILKGYHDVEELDSKEYDQLALLGWCVELLQAYFLVADDMMDHSLTRRGQPCWYKVPDVGDIAINDSFMLEAAIYKLLKSHFKKESYYIDLIELFHEVTFQTELGQLLDLITAPEDKVDLTKFSLDKHSFIVIFKTAYYSFYLPVALAMYVAGITDEKDLKQARDVLIPLGEYFQIQDDYLDCFGTPEQIGKIGTDIQDNKCSWVINKALQLATPEQRTILDANYGQRNSESEAKCKKVFYDLKIDQEYTTYEEKIAKELQAQIAQVDESRGFKSQVLTTFLNKVYKRTK